CTGTAATCTGTACTTCTGGTGTAGAAATATTCTTTTTAGCTACTTCTGTTATTGCTTTTGCCCACTCAGGTTCAATATCAATGTTTAAGAGGACATCTTCTCCTTCATCAGAAGCTAATTCAAAACCTTCATATAAATCTCCAAATTCATCCATAATCAGATATCCTACTTCATCATATGCCTCATCTAGTGATTTATTTAATGATTTAGCTGAGATTTCTAGTAATTTCTCTGCTTTCTGTTCTATCTTCCATTGTTGCATCCTACGTGTTCTTTGATCTTCACGTATTCTTTTAAGAGATGCATCAACATGTCCTTTTTTTGGGTTAACTCTTAATACTCTTGCTACGATTTTCTGATTCTCTCTAACGTAGTCACGTATATTTTTTACCCATCCTGAGGATACTTCAGATATGTGAATAAAAGCCTCTTTTCCTTCATATTCCTCTAGTTTAGCAAATGCACCGTAGTTTAATACTTTGTGTACGGTTCCAACAATGAGATCACCTTCTTCAGGCCATTCTTTGTTCATTCTAACCAATATTATCACCTGGATTTAGTAATCTATTATATCCACTTACTTAGTGGTCAAGTACTTCAACTATTTGTGCATAGATTTTTGAACGTCCACCTTTTGGTTCAACTAATGTTTTTCCACAAACTACACATTTTACTGTAGATGCTGCGTGGTCAAATATTATTTGGTGGTTTTCACAGTCTCCACATTTTACTTTTAAAAAGTTACTTTCTTGTTTTGGCATGTTTTGTTCCTCCACTTGAATTGTGTGATTATCTACTCTTGTAATTATCCGTTGATATTATTCTCCATATTCTAGTTAGTTATCTTAAAAAAAGTATTTTAGAAAAAAAAGAGAATAATAGATATTAATTTTTTAGATAATTAATGCTATCTATTGTGATACAAATTCAACTTTTCCTGCACGGATATTTGTTGCTCTTTTTATGTGGGATTTTCCACATTCTTTACATTTGTATCTTAAATCTAATTTTTTAATTGGTTTACTTCCTGATGGTAAAGGCCTTGGGTAACCTCTGTAACCTGCGGTTACACGTCTGAACTGACGTTGACCCCATTTTAGCTCACTAGCTTTTCTTTTTTTAGATGTGTGTACTTCGTGTATTGTATGTTTTTTACATTTTGGACAGTATGTTCTTCGTTCTTTTGGCATTTTCATCTCTAATTCACCTCATGTTTTATATATAAAATAAATTATCCCCTTATTTTC
This genomic interval from Candidatus Methanosphaera massiliense contains the following:
- a CDS encoding translation initiation factor IF-2 subunit alpha — encoded protein: MVRMNKEWPEEGDLIVGTVHKVLNYGAFAKLEEYEGKEAFIHISEVSSGWVKNIRDYVRENQKIVARVLRVNPKKGHVDASLKRIREDQRTRRMQQWKIEQKAEKLLEISAKSLNKSLDEAYDEVGYLIMDEFGDLYEGFELASDEGEDVLLNIDIEPEWAKAITEVAKKNISTPEVQITGYVDLTSYKPNGVEIIKEALLAIEADNVEVQCVGAPKYRVMVTAEDYPTAEKILSESADKCVAIVEDNDGQGSFHRELDE
- a CDS encoding 30S ribosomal protein S27e, which codes for MPKQESNFLKVKCGDCENHQIIFDHAASTVKCVVCGKTLVEPKGGRSKIYAQIVEVLDH
- a CDS encoding 50S ribosomal protein L44e, with the protein product MKMPKERRTYCPKCKKHTIHEVHTSKKRKASELKWGQRQFRRVTAGYRGYPRPLPSGSKPIKKLDLRYKCKECGKSHIKRATNIRAGKVEFVSQ